One part of the Rothia sp. ZJ932 genome encodes these proteins:
- a CDS encoding iron-sulfur cluster assembly accessory protein has protein sequence MTTEALAAEMPTHGVNLTDVAAGKVRALLEQEGRTDLRLRVAVQPGGCSGLIYQLYFDERVLDGDAVRDYDGVEVIVDRMSVPYLDGSTIDFEDTIQKQGFSIDNPNAQGSCACGDSFN, from the coding sequence ATGACTACTGAAGCGCTTGCAGCCGAGATGCCCACTCACGGAGTTAATCTCACCGACGTTGCCGCAGGTAAGGTACGCGCATTGCTGGAACAGGAAGGACGCACCGACCTGCGTCTGCGCGTAGCCGTTCAGCCCGGTGGCTGCTCAGGTCTGATTTACCAGCTCTACTTTGATGAGCGCGTACTCGACGGTGATGCCGTCCGCGACTATGACGGCGTTGAAGTTATTGTTGACCGCATGAGCGTTCCCTACCTCGATGGTTCAACTATCGACTTTGAGGACACTATCCAGAAGCAGGGGTTCTCTATTGATAACCCCAATGCTCAGGGTTCATGTGCCTGCGGTGACTCCTTCAACTAA
- the coxB gene encoding cytochrome c oxidase subunit II: protein MSSQHRTSSRKHKGLKVSALTLASALFLTACSDQAKVGWLPTKRGVTDNADTIMDLWIGSWVAALVVGLITWGLMLWCFIAYRRRKNEVGYPRQLAYHAPLEIFYTIAPVIMIVSLFSFSDSAERAITAPKADNADVTVEVYGKQWAWDFNYINEGVYFSGVQARLSTQDNPQGPQMAEEDMVYGKDGISATLPTLYLPVNSTVDLQLKTRDVIHSFWVPAFLEKRDTLPGQTNHMYFTTGEEPATYAGKCAELCGEYHSEMLFNVKVVSQEDYDAYIQSLEDMENVGRLGDEYNRNPNLNEIKK, encoded by the coding sequence GTGAGTTCGCAGCATCGAACCAGCAGCCGCAAGCACAAGGGGCTGAAGGTTTCAGCATTAACCCTGGCTTCCGCTTTGTTTCTGACAGCATGTTCAGATCAGGCAAAGGTGGGTTGGCTACCCACCAAACGCGGTGTGACCGACAATGCCGACACCATCATGGATCTTTGGATTGGTTCATGGGTGGCAGCACTGGTAGTAGGCCTTATTACTTGGGGTCTGATGCTCTGGTGCTTCATCGCCTACCGTCGTCGCAAGAATGAAGTCGGTTACCCCCGCCAGCTCGCGTATCACGCACCGCTGGAAATTTTCTACACCATTGCGCCGGTCATCATGATCGTCAGCCTCTTCAGCTTCTCCGATAGCGCAGAACGCGCAATCACCGCTCCCAAGGCTGACAACGCAGACGTTACCGTAGAGGTATACGGCAAGCAGTGGGCATGGGACTTCAACTACATCAACGAGGGCGTTTACTTCTCCGGTGTTCAGGCTCGCCTGAGCACACAGGATAACCCCCAAGGTCCGCAGATGGCTGAAGAAGACATGGTTTACGGTAAAGACGGGATTTCAGCAACCCTTCCCACTCTTTACCTCCCTGTTAACTCCACCGTTGATCTGCAGCTTAAGACCCGCGACGTTATTCACTCCTTCTGGGTTCCCGCTTTCTTGGAAAAGCGCGACACCTTGCCCGGTCAGACCAACCACATGTACTTCACCACCGGTGAAGAGCCTGCAACCTATGCAGGTAAGTGTGCAGAGCTCTGCGGCGAGTACCACTCAGAAATGCTCTTTAACGTTAAGGTCGTTTCTCAGGAAGACTACGACGCTTACATCCAGTCGCTTGAGGACATGGAAAACGTAGGTCGACTCGGTGATGAGTACAACCGCAATCCCAACCTCAACGAGATTAAGAAATAA
- a CDS encoding cytochrome c oxidase subunit 4 has protein sequence MKLLSNIFGIIGVFLIPVGVVYGFMTDFTEWAGFPAILATAVMCLFLWWFLSFTDKKHPDMPYEDLDGEIADQAGAYGFYSPWSWWPLVIGIVCTIAVVGLAVAWWVLLLALPVAIAALVGWVYEYNRGAHSH, from the coding sequence ATGAAACTTCTTTCGAATATCTTCGGCATCATCGGTGTTTTCTTGATTCCTGTAGGCGTTGTCTACGGCTTTATGACTGACTTCACTGAGTGGGCAGGTTTCCCTGCAATTCTGGCAACCGCAGTGATGTGTCTTTTCCTCTGGTGGTTCCTGAGCTTCACTGATAAGAAGCACCCGGACATGCCTTACGAGGATCTAGACGGAGAAATTGCTGACCAGGCTGGCGCTTACGGTTTCTACTCACCGTGGTCATGGTGGCCCTTGGTGATCGGTATCGTATGCACCATTGCAGTCGTTGGTTTGGCTGTTGCCTGGTGGGTACTTCTCCTGGCACTGCCCGTAGCAATCGCAGCTCTTGTAGGCTGGGTCTACGAATACAACCGCGGAGCGCACTCACACTAA
- the ctaD gene encoding cytochrome c oxidase subunit I encodes MSTFEYSTEGTGSVAPRVVPKSKGRIIVNWLTSTDHKTIGYMYLISAFIFFCFGGLMALLMRLELFAPGMQFLETKEMFNQLFTMHGTLMLLMFGTPLFTAFANILVPLQIGAPDVAFPRLNSLAFWFFLFGSFVAIAGFITPQGAASFGWFAYAPLNSATYSPSVGGDLWVFGLALQGFGTIMGGVNFLTTILCLRAPGMTMWRMPVFTWTTLITAILIIMIFPPLASALFALGMDRRLGGHIFDPENGGAVLWQHLFWFFGHPEVYVLALPFFGIVSEIIPVFSRKPIFGYKGLIFATISIAALSVTVWAHHMYVTGAVMLPFFSFMTMMIGVPTGVKFFNWIGTMWQGSITFETPLLWVIGFLITFLFGGLTGIILATPPLDFHLSDSYFVVAHFHYVIFGTIVFGMFAGLYFWWPKFTGKMLNEKIGKIHFWLLFIGFHTTFLVQHWLGVDGMPRRYADYLREDGFTWMNQMSTVGSMILAVSMIPWFWNVYSTSRHGKKVEVDDPWGFGGSLEWATSCPPPRHNFTALPRIRSERPALDLHHPELSTNHDVAAAARRAATDSVRS; translated from the coding sequence ATGTCTACTTTTGAATATTCAACCGAAGGTACAGGTTCAGTAGCCCCTCGCGTGGTTCCCAAGTCAAAAGGTCGAATCATCGTTAACTGGTTGACCTCAACCGACCACAAGACCATCGGTTACATGTACCTCATCTCAGCGTTCATCTTCTTCTGCTTTGGCGGTCTGATGGCCTTGCTGATGCGCCTGGAGCTCTTTGCTCCCGGCATGCAGTTCCTTGAGACCAAGGAAATGTTCAACCAGCTCTTCACCATGCACGGCACCTTGATGTTGCTAATGTTCGGTACTCCTTTGTTTACCGCATTCGCTAACATCCTGGTTCCTTTGCAGATTGGTGCGCCTGACGTGGCTTTCCCTCGTCTGAACTCACTGGCTTTCTGGTTCTTCCTCTTCGGCTCATTCGTAGCAATCGCAGGCTTCATTACCCCTCAGGGTGCAGCATCCTTCGGTTGGTTCGCGTATGCACCGCTGAACAGCGCTACCTATAGCCCCTCAGTCGGCGGTGACCTCTGGGTCTTCGGTCTGGCGCTTCAGGGCTTCGGCACCATCATGGGTGGCGTCAACTTCTTGACCACCATCCTCTGCCTGCGTGCCCCCGGTATGACCATGTGGCGTATGCCCGTGTTTACCTGGACCACCCTGATCACCGCAATCCTGATCATCATGATTTTCCCGCCGCTGGCATCTGCTTTGTTTGCTCTGGGTATGGATCGTCGTCTGGGCGGTCACATCTTTGACCCCGAAAACGGTGGCGCAGTTCTCTGGCAGCACCTCTTCTGGTTCTTCGGTCACCCCGAGGTTTACGTTCTGGCACTGCCCTTCTTCGGCATCGTCTCAGAGATTATCCCGGTATTCTCACGTAAGCCCATCTTCGGTTACAAGGGTCTGATCTTCGCGACGATTTCGATTGCAGCGCTATCGGTTACCGTGTGGGCACACCACATGTACGTCACCGGTGCGGTCATGCTTCCCTTCTTCTCCTTCATGACCATGATGATTGGTGTTCCCACCGGTGTGAAGTTCTTCAACTGGATCGGCACCATGTGGCAGGGGTCAATCACCTTTGAAACCCCCTTGCTCTGGGTTATCGGCTTCTTGATTACCTTCCTCTTCGGTGGTTTGACCGGTATTATCTTGGCAACCCCGCCGCTGGACTTTCACCTGTCTGACTCATACTTCGTGGTAGCACACTTCCACTACGTCATCTTCGGCACCATCGTGTTCGGTATGTTCGCGGGTCTCTATTTCTGGTGGCCCAAGTTCACCGGCAAGATGCTGAACGAAAAGATCGGTAAGATTCACTTCTGGTTGCTCTTCATCGGCTTCCACACCACCTTCCTTGTACAGCACTGGTTGGGCGTTGACGGTATGCCCCGTCGTTACGCAGACTACCTGCGCGAAGACGGCTTTACCTGGATGAACCAGATGTCAACCGTGGGTTCAATGATCCTGGCAGTCTCCATGATTCCTTGGTTCTGGAACGTCTACTCAACCAGCCGCCACGGCAAGAAGGTTGAAGTAGATGACCCCTGGGGCTTCGGTGGCTCACTGGAATGGGCAACTTCATGCCCCCCTCCGCGCCACAACTTCACTGCTCTTCCCCGCATCCGCTCCGAGCGTCCTGCGTTGGATCTGCACCACCCCGAGCTGTCCACTAACCACGATGTTGCAGCAGCGGCACGCCGCGCAGCAACTGACAGCGTAAGGAGCTAA